One segment of Nostoc flagelliforme CCNUN1 DNA contains the following:
- the dhaK gene encoding dihydroxyacetone kinase subunit DhaK yields the protein MKKLINKPEDFVRESLEGMAAAHSDLIKLNYDPAFVYRANAPIPGKVAIISGGGSGHEPMHAGFVGKGMLDAACPGEVFTSPTPDQMLEAAKLVDGGSGILYIVKNYSGDVMNFEMATELARSEGIRSLNILIDDDVAVKDSLYTQGRRGVGTTILAEKICGAAAEAGYDLPQIANLCRRVNLNGRSMGIALTSCTVPTNGTPTFELSDHEIELGIGIHGEPGTERTAIKPVDEITEILTRSLLEDAPYSRTLREWDEDKGEWVDVELINLPFAKGDRLLAFVNSMGGTPVSELYIVYRKLAQICEQQGLQIVRNLIGPYITSLEMQGCSITLLKLDDEMIRLWDAPVKTPSWRSGI from the coding sequence ATGAAAAAGCTGATCAACAAGCCAGAAGACTTTGTGCGGGAAAGTCTAGAAGGTATGGCGGCGGCTCATTCCGATTTAATTAAACTGAATTATGATCCCGCCTTTGTCTATCGAGCCAATGCACCTATTCCGGGTAAAGTAGCAATTATTTCTGGTGGTGGTAGTGGACATGAACCAATGCACGCTGGCTTCGTGGGCAAAGGAATGCTTGATGCAGCTTGTCCTGGTGAGGTTTTCACTTCACCAACTCCTGACCAAATGCTAGAAGCAGCAAAGCTTGTAGATGGAGGCTCAGGTATCCTTTACATCGTCAAAAATTACAGTGGCGATGTGATGAACTTTGAAATGGCAACGGAGTTAGCCCGTAGTGAAGGCATTCGATCGCTAAATATTTTGATTGATGACGATGTAGCAGTGAAAGATAGCCTCTATACCCAAGGACGGCGGGGTGTGGGAACAACAATACTAGCGGAAAAAATTTGTGGTGCGGCGGCTGAGGCTGGGTATGATTTGCCACAAATAGCAAATTTATGTCGCCGGGTAAATCTGAATGGGCGGAGTATGGGAATTGCTCTAACATCTTGTACAGTCCCCACTAATGGAACACCGACATTTGAATTGAGCGATCACGAAATCGAATTAGGTATCGGTATTCACGGTGAGCCAGGAACAGAACGTACAGCCATCAAACCAGTAGACGAGATTACCGAAATTTTGACGCGATCGCTCCTTGAAGATGCACCATACAGCCGCACACTGCGCGAGTGGGATGAAGACAAAGGAGAATGGGTAGATGTAGAACTCATAAATCTCCCATTTGCTAAAGGCGATCGCTTATTAGCTTTCGTCAATAGTATGGGTGGAACTCCGGTTTCTGAACTGTATATTGTTTACCGCAAACTCGCCCAAATCTGCGAACAGCAAGGATTGCAAATTGTGCGAAACTTGATCGGCCCTTACATTACATCTTTAGAAATGCAAGGTTGCTCCATTACCTTGCTGAAATTAGATGACGAGATGATCCGCCTATGGGATGCACCAGTCAAAACACCAAGTTGGCGTTCGGGAATTTAA
- the dhaL gene encoding dihydroxyacetone kinase subunit DhaL, producing the protein MLSQAQILQWLQAYATDIEQNKAYLTELDAAIGDADHGINMDRGFKKVSAQLPTLIDKDISNILKTVSMTLISSIGGASGPLYGTWFLRASTAVVGKQELTEQDVLGLLQAGLDGVLQRGKAQLGDKTMVDVLSPAVDAFGQAVGESKGTLEAMQQAVAAAQRGLQETIPMQAKKGRASYLGERSIGHPDPGGTSTYLMLKSLLGVLETI; encoded by the coding sequence ATGTTGAGTCAGGCGCAGATATTACAATGGTTGCAGGCTTATGCAACGGATATAGAGCAGAATAAAGCATATTTGACAGAATTAGATGCTGCGATCGGAGATGCGGATCATGGGATCAATATGGATCGCGGCTTCAAAAAGGTAAGCGCTCAGTTACCAACTCTTATAGACAAGGACATCAGCAACATTCTCAAAACCGTGAGTATGACCTTGATTTCTTCCATTGGCGGTGCTAGTGGCCCTCTTTATGGCACTTGGTTTTTACGAGCAAGTACAGCAGTAGTTGGTAAGCAAGAATTAACAGAACAAGATGTGTTAGGGCTACTCCAAGCAGGCTTAGACGGCGTGCTGCAACGTGGCAAAGCGCAACTAGGAGACAAAACAATGGTTGATGTGCTATCTCCGGCTGTAGACGCTTTTGGGCAAGCTGTAGGAGAAAGTAAAGGGACGTTGGAAGCTATGCAACAGGCTGTAGCAGCAGCCCAAAGGGGGTTGCAGGAAACTATACCAATGCAGGCGAAAAAGGGACGGGCTAGCTACCTGGGGGAACGGAGTATCGGACATCCAGATCCAGGAGGGACTTCTACTTATTTGATGTTGAAGAGTTTGTTAGGTGTATTGGAAACTATTTGA